The sequence GTGGATCTGAGCTTTACGGTGCACCGCAGCGATTTTGACGAGACCCGACAGCTGGTTGAGGCCGCGGTGGGGCGGGACTCGACCACAGAAGTGATTGGAAACGCCCAGGTCGCCAAGATTTCAGTGGTTGGGGTCGGGATGCGCTCGCACGCGGGAATCGCGGCGCGCATGTTTGAGGCCCTGGCGGCCGAGGGGATCAACGTCCGCATGATCGCCACCAGTGAGATCAAGGTGTCGGTGCTGGTGGAGGAGCGCTACCTGGAGCTGGGAGTGCGCAGCCTCCATGAGGCCTTCGGACTAGACCAGATAGCTGGTGGCGGGGCGACATAACGCCCTCTATACTTCGACACAACTTTTCACAAAAGACACATTCTTTCTGTAGGTTCTGCTAATATAATGCCGCCTTTATATCGGGCGCAGGAATTTAGGGGATCCTGAACCCGGATAGAAGTGATAACAAAAATTCCAGTAGCAGCCAGCCGGACAGGTAGCTACCACCCTGGAAAAGTACAAGGAAAATGGTGTGATTGAGTAGCTGAGGAGGCTTGGATGCTAATTCTGACGAGGCGCGTGGGCGAGACCGTCATGATCGGGGACGAAGTTACGGTGACCGTCCTCGGGGTCAAAGGAAATCAGGTTCGTATCGGGGTTAATGCCCCGAAAAACGTGGCGGTGCATCGCGAGGAGATTTACGAGAGGATCCAGCGCGAGGAAACCGAGGGCGGCGAGAAAGCGGCCGACAACAACGGCGGGGACTAGCCGGCCGGTTGTCCCCGTCCGCTGAGCACGGCATTTGCCGGGCCACATCTTTACCCATTCCCGTTGC is a genomic window of Gammaproteobacteria bacterium containing:
- the csrA gene encoding carbon storage regulator CsrA, with the protein product MLILTRRVGETVMIGDEVTVTVLGVKGNQVRIGVNAPKNVAVHREEIYERIQREETEGGEKAADNNGGD